CTTCTAATAACCTCACTTATTCTCATAAAATTAACTCCTCCATTTATTTATACATTTAATTAACTTATGACTTCATTAATTAAATGATATCAAAGTTATATAATTTAAACAATTGAAGCATTTTCATCTTTTGTTCATAAAAAGTAACTAATAGTTAATTTATTTTTTCTAATTAAAATATTTATCCAATTATACTACTTTTTACTCATCCAAGAGTCAGAATAATAATGATAAATGAATGGAAAAACGTCAAAAATTTGGCTATTTTATTTATGTATAAATTAAAGCTCCACCTAAGGTTAACCACCTTAAGTGGAGCTTATTAAAACCTTTCTATATATATTTCTCAGTTTCTTTACTTTCTTTAAGTTCATTAACTAAATGTTTAATCTCCTGATCCTTATTTTTGTCCATTACAAGTATTACATCTCCCGCATCAACAATTATAAGATCCTTTATACCAAATCCAATTATCAATCTATCTTTACCAAATACTGAGCAGTTTTCGCTCTCTTCCATAAATGTATTACCCAAAACATTGTTACCACGTAAATTACTCAGAAATCTTGAAAGTGCTGCAAACGTTCCTATATCATCCCATACAAAATCGCATTTTATAACAAATGCCTTTCTGGTTTTCTGCATTATACCAAAATCTACTGATATCCCATCTATTTCATTATATTGTTCTTTTATTACATTGCTTTCCTCATCAGTCTCTAAAGATTGATAGATGGTCATTAATCTTTTATACATCTTAGGTAAATACTTTTCCATTTCACGTAAATACACATCTGCTCTCCATACAAACATACCACTATTCCAAAGAAAATTACCTTTTATAAGCAAATCCTTTGCTACCTCTGAGTTAGGTTTTTCTAAAAATCGCTCTACTCTAAATGTAGGCATATCTGCATTTACCCTATCGCCCATTTCTATATAACCGTAACCAGTCTCTGGTCTTGTGGGCTGTACCCCTATGGTTACTAGACCTCTTTTTTTATTTGCAATTTCAACTCCTTGTAGTACTGTTTCTTTAAACTCCCTTTCATTTTCTATATAATGATCAGAAGGTA
This window of the Clostridium estertheticum genome carries:
- a CDS encoding mannose-1-phosphate guanylyltransferase, which encodes MLYVLILAGGKGTRLYPLSRAQNPKQFLNIINNKSFLRSTVDRIKCLVSNENIYVVTNEEYFDKICEELPEIKKENIFVEPSNKETATCIGLSAAKLLKLDKEATMIVLPSDHYIENEREFKETVLQGVEIANKKRGLVTIGVQPTRPETGYGYIEMGDRVNADMPTFRVERFLEKPNSEVAKDLLIKGNFLWNSGMFVWRADVYLREMEKYLPKMYKRLMTIYQSLETDEESNVIKEQYNEIDGISVDFGIMQKTRKAFVIKCDFVWDDIGTFAALSRFLSNLRGNNVLGNTFMEESENCSVFGKDRLIIGFGIKDLIIVDAGDVILVMDKNKDQEIKHLVNELKESKETEKYI